The Euphorbia lathyris chromosome 2, ddEupLath1.1, whole genome shotgun sequence genome includes a window with the following:
- the LOC136219173 gene encoding probable serine/threonine-protein kinase WNK11, which translates to MPSVCPDSSDKDSEPFVEIDPTGRYGRYSELLGSGAVKKVYRAFDQEEGIEVAWNQVKLRHFSNDPATIDRLYSEVRLLRSLTNRNIICLYNVWRDEERNTLNFITEVCTSGNLREYRKKHRHVSMKALKKWSKQILKGLDYLHTHEPCIIHRDLNCSNLFVNGNIGQVKIGDLGLAAIVGKNHSAHSILGTPEYMAPELYEEDYTEIVDIYSFGMCVLEMVTLEIPYSECDNIAKIYKKVSSGVRPQALSKVRDPEVRAFIENCLAQPRARPSAADLLKDSFFDEIDDDENEDNNACS; encoded by the exons ATGCCAAGCGTTTGCCCTGATTCATCTGATAAGGACTCGGAGCCCTTTGTTGAAATTGATCCCACTGGACGCTATGGACGTTACAGCGAGTTGTTAGGGTCTGGTGCAGTTAAGAAGGTATACCGAGCATTTGATCAGGAAGAAGGGATAGAGGTTGCCTGGAATCAAGTGAAACTAAGGCACTTCAGTAATGATCCAGCTACTATTGATAGGCTTTACTCGGAGGTTCGGTTGTTAAGAAGCTTAACGAACAGGAACATCATTTGTTTATACAATGTGTGGCGGGACGAAGAGCGGAACACCTTGAATTTCATAACAGAAGTTTGCACATCTGGGAATTTGAGGGAATACAGGAAGAAACATAGGCATGTGTCAATGAAGGCACTCAAGAAATGGTCTAAACAGATACTGAAAGGGTTGGATTATTTGCATACACATGAGCCTTGTATCATTCATAGAGATCTCAATTGCAGTAACTTGTTTGTCAATGGGAACATTGGCCAG GTTAAGATTGGTGATCTTGGTTTGGCTGCAATAGTGGGAAAGAATCATTCAGCACATTCAATTCTGGGGACACCGGAATATATGGCACCAGAGCTTTACGAAGAGGATTACACAGAAATAGTGGACATCTACTCGTTCGGTATGTGCGTGTTAGAAATGGTTACTTTGGAGATTCCGTATAGCGAATGTGACAATATTGCAAAAATATACAAGAAAGTATCATCAGGAGTAAGGCCTCAGGCTTTAAGCAAGGTTAGGGATCCAGAAGTTAGGGCATTCATTGAGAATTGCCTTGCTCAGCCTAGGGCAAGACCCTCTGCTGCAGACCTCCTGAAAGATTCATTCTTTGACGAAATTGATGACGACGAAAACGAAGATAATAATGCTTGTTCATAA
- the LOC136219172 gene encoding probably inactive receptor-like protein kinase At5g41680, whose product MRSFGLFITALASFMLIILCTEAELSDPQNQTHSSEQTANPVYILRKLLTFRVTAGENDGGSLSPSTGSQTEGYKRKKWYKQLLDLMPFLLGFAFIFVFLLLIYFVTQRLSKRAKDRKFLKSLAEIPPQPVHQEANEGQSELVFFVDDQETFKLDDLFEATADLQSHTLYSSLYKVILRNNAVYAVKRFKKLQISFEEFSRTIRRIGNLKHPNILPLIGYNSTPEEKLLIYKYQSSGSLLNLLENHIAGKKTFPWKLRLSIASGIARGLDYIYQNPEAIPHGNLKSSNIVIDEKEEALISEYGYTGFIDRKTCSLLVCNGYTAPERTVSEKGDVFSFGIILLELLTGKTVEKSGIDLPKWVRSMVREEWTGEVFDKELNIGAREYAFPLLNIALKCVANLEEDRPRMGEVMEKIEEVGSEHEHEDVSISSMASEPSPYDCCLLHTVIPEDWDTPASNY is encoded by the exons ATGCGGAGTTTCGGGCTGTTCATCACAGCATTGGCCTCTTTTATGCTGATCATATTATGTACAGAAGCTGAGTTATCTGATCCCCAAAATCAGACACATTCCTCGGAACAAACTGCGAATCCAGTGTATATTCTTCGAAAACTGTTAACTTTTCGAGTCACTGCAGGCGAAAACGATGGTGGTTCCTTGAGTCCCTCAACTGGTAGTCAAACAGAAGGTTACAAGAGAAAGAAATGGTACAAACAGCTCTTAGATTTGATGCCATTTCTACTTGGTTTCGCCTTTATTTTCGTGTTCTTGCTGCTCATCTACTTTGTGACTCAGAGGTTATCAAAAAGAGCAAAAGATAGGAAATTCCTGAAATCTTTAGCAGAGATACCTCCCCAACCTGTGCATCAAGAAGCAAATGAAGGACAATCCGAGCTAGTTTTCTTCGTGGACGATCAAGAAACGTTTAAATTAGATGACCTTTTCGAGGCCACAGCTGACTTACAAAGCCACACACTTTACAGCAGCCTTTACAAGGTAATCCTGAGGAACAATGCTGTTTATGCTGTCAAAAGATTCAAAAAACTTCAGATATCTTTCGAGGAATTTAGTCGAACAATAAGGCGAATCGGAAACCTAAAACATCCTAACATCCTTCCTTTGATTGGCTATAACTCTACCCCTGAAGAAAAACTTCTGATTTACAAGTATCAAAGCAGTGGAAGCCTGTTAAATCTGCTAGAGA ATCACATTGCAGGAAAGAAGACATTTCCATGGAAACTCAGGCTATCAATAGCAAGTGGAATTGCAAGGGGATTAGATTACATATACCAGAATCCAGAAGCCATACCACATGGAAACCTAAAGTCATCAAACATAGTGAtagatgaaaaggaagaagcttTAATAAGTGAATACGGATACACAGGATTCATAGACAGAAAGACATGTTCTTTACTGGTCTGCAATGGTTACACAGCACCGGAGAGAACGGTATCAGAAAAGGGAGATGTGTTCAGTTTTGGGATAATTTTGCTAGAACTTCTGACAGGAAAAACAGTGGAGAAAAGTGGGATTGATCTTCCAAAATGGGTGAGATCAATGGTGAGAGAGGAATGGACAGGGGAAGTTTTTGATAAGGAGTTGAATATAGGTGCGAGAGAGTATGCGTTTCCTCTGCTGAATATTGCGCTGAAATGTGTAGCGAATTTGGAAGAGGATAGGCCGAGGATGGGAGAAGTAATGGAGAAGATAGAAGAAGTAGGAAGTGAACATGAACATGAAGATGTTTCAATTTCATCAATGGCTTCGGAGCCTAGTCCATATGATTGTTGTTTATTGCATACTGTTATTCCTGAGGATTGGGATACTCCTGCTTCTAATTACTGA